In Salmo trutta chromosome 16, fSalTru1.1, whole genome shotgun sequence, a genomic segment contains:
- the nfs1 gene encoding cysteine desulfurase, which produces MMRKTVTTKLLGSMRGFPSHRMNYSVNAVARELIKSRELEKDELRPLYMDFQATTPMDPRVLDAMLPYQVNYYGNPHSRTHAYGWESESAMEKARKQVADLIAADPREIVFTSGATESNNMSIKGVARFYKSKKKHVITTQTEHKCVLDSCRVLEAEGFDITYLPVKTNGLVDLQLLEETIRQDTSLVSVMTVNNEIGVRQPVEDIGRICRSRNVFFHTDAAQAVGKIPINVSDWKVDLMSISGHKIYGPKGVGALYVRRRPRVRMEPLQNGGGQERGLRSGTVPTPLAVGLGAACDIAQQELEYDHSRVSMLANRLVRKIMSEIPDVVMNGDPEQRYPGCINLSFAYVEGESLLMALKDVALSSGSACTSASLEPSYVLRAIGTDEDLAHSSIRFGIGRFSTEAEVDYTADKCIQQVKRLREMSPLWEMVQEGIDLKSIKWTQH; this is translated from the exons ATGATGAGGAAGACTGTTACGACGAAGCTTCTGGGATCCATGCGAGGGTTCCCAAGCCACCGAATGAACTATTCTGTGAATGCTGTTGCGAGAG AATTGATCAAAAGTAGGGAACTGGAGAAAGATGAGTTGCGACCTCTGTACATGGATTTTCAAGCAACAACACCAATG GATCCAAGAGTTCTGGATGCAATGCTTCCCTATCAAGTTAATTATTATGGTAACCCTCACTCCAGAACACATGCATATGGCTGGGAAAGTGAAAGTGCAATGGAAAAAGCTAGAAAG CAAGTGGCAGACCTGATTGCTGCAGATCCTCGTGAGATCGTGTTCACAAGTGGTGCCACTGAATCCAATAATATGTCAATCAAA GGTGTGGCCCGATTTTACAAATCCAAGAAGAAGCATGTGATCACCACTCAGACGGAGCATAAGTGTGTGCTGGACTCCTGTCGAGTCTTGGAGGCAGAGGGCTTTGACATAACCTATCTTCCCGTGAAGACTAATGGCTTGGTTGACCTACAG CTACTGGAGGAAACAATTCGTCAAGACACAAGTTTGGTGTCTGTGATGACTGTGAACAATGAGATTGGTGTGAGGCAGCCTGTCGAAGACATAG GTCGAATCTGCCGGTCAAGGAACGtgttcttccacactgatgcAGCTCAAGCTGTGGGAAAAATCCCCATCAATGTATCTGACTGGAAGGTAGACCTGATGTCCATCAGCGGGCACAAAATATATGGTCCCAAAG GGGTCGGGGCACTGTATGTGCGGCGCCGGCCCCGGGTTCGAATGGAGCCACTGCAGAATGGTGGAGGCCAGGAGAGGGGGCTTCGCTCAGGGACAGTGCCCACTCCTCTGGCTGTGGGACTGGGAGCAGCCTGTGATATAGCCCAGCAGGAGCTAGAG TATGATCACAGCCGGGTGTCCATGTTGGCAAACCGCCTTGTGCGCAAAATCATGTCAGAGATCCCTGATGTTGTGATGAATGGTGATCCAGAGCAAAGATACCCAG GATGCATTAATTTGTCCTTTGCCTACGTGGAGGGAGAGAGTCTGTTGATGGCCCTGAAGGATGTTGCTCTATCATCCGGCAG TGCCTGCACTTCTGCTTCATTGGAGCCTTCATATGTCTTGAGAGCTATTGGAACAGATGAGGACCTGGCCCACTCCTCAATCAG ATTTGGAATCGGACGATTTAGCACAGAGGCAGAAGTGGACTACACAGCGGACAAGTGCATTCAGCAGGTCAAACGCCTGAGAGAGATGAG CCCCTTGTGGGAGATGGTGCAAGAAGGAATTGATCTGAAGAGCATCAAATGGACGCAGCACTAA